A region of Pseudarthrobacter sp. NIBRBAC000502770 DNA encodes the following proteins:
- the galE gene encoding UDP-glucose 4-epimerase GalE, which translates to MKILVTGGTGYIGSHTVLSLQEAGHDVVVIDNLVNSSEESLRRVAELSGKTAEFHNVDLVDEAAVEKVFAGSGIEAVIHFAGLKAVGESVQEPLKYYYNNLVGTLNLVRVMDRHSVRSIVFSSSATVYGEHNPIPYVEKMEIGANNPYGRTKEQIEDILSDLGAADPQWHIALLRYFNPVGAHPSGRIGEDPQGIPNNLVPFIAQVAVGRREKLMVFGGDYDTPDGTCLRDYIHVVDLAEGHVAALNHIADRTGVFRWNLGSGKGSSVLEVLRSFEKAVGQPIPYEITGRRAGDLPAFWADATSALADLSWSTTKTVDQMCEDHWRWQKNNPQGYAS; encoded by the coding sequence ATGAAAATCTTGGTCACAGGGGGCACCGGTTACATCGGTTCCCATACTGTTCTGTCCCTGCAGGAAGCCGGCCACGACGTGGTCGTCATCGACAACCTGGTCAATTCCAGCGAGGAGTCGCTGCGCCGCGTAGCCGAACTCAGCGGCAAGACCGCGGAGTTCCACAACGTTGACCTGGTGGACGAGGCCGCCGTCGAAAAAGTCTTCGCCGGGAGCGGCATTGAAGCCGTCATCCACTTCGCAGGCCTCAAGGCCGTGGGTGAATCAGTGCAGGAGCCGCTGAAGTACTACTACAACAACCTGGTGGGCACGCTGAACCTGGTCCGCGTCATGGACAGGCACAGCGTCCGGTCCATCGTCTTCAGCTCGTCAGCCACCGTCTACGGGGAACACAACCCCATTCCGTATGTGGAAAAGATGGAAATCGGCGCGAACAACCCTTACGGGCGCACCAAGGAACAGATCGAGGACATCCTCTCCGACCTCGGCGCAGCCGACCCACAGTGGCACATAGCCCTGCTGCGCTACTTCAACCCGGTAGGCGCGCACCCCTCGGGCCGCATCGGTGAAGACCCGCAAGGCATTCCGAACAACCTTGTCCCGTTCATTGCCCAGGTGGCCGTGGGCCGGCGCGAGAAGCTTATGGTCTTCGGCGGCGACTACGACACCCCGGACGGCACCTGCCTGCGCGACTACATCCACGTGGTGGACCTGGCCGAAGGACACGTGGCCGCACTGAACCACATCGCGGACCGCACCGGTGTTTTCCGCTGGAACCTCGGATCCGGCAAGGGTTCCTCCGTCCTGGAGGTCCTGCGCTCCTTCGAAAAGGCAGTGGGCCAGCCCATCCCCTACGAGATCACCGGCCGCCGCGCGGGGGACCTGCCGGCCTTCTGGGCCGATGCCACCTCGGCCCTGGCAGACCTGAGCTGGTCGACCACGAAGACCGTGGACCAGATGTGCGAGGACCACTGGCGCTGGCAGAAGAACAACCCCCAGGGCTACGCCTCGTAG
- a CDS encoding citrate synthase yields the protein MTETNNAATLLHAGGELKLPRIQVVEGNEGYDVSKLLKQTGAVTFDPGFMNTAATTSAITYIDGDAGILRYRGYPIEQLAQHSSFLEVSYLLIYGNLPTPTELDEFDQKIRRHTLLHEELKGFFGGFPRDAHPMPVLSSAVSALSTFYQDSLDPFNAEQVEVSTIRLMAKLPVIAAYAHKKSIGQPMLYPDNSMNLVENFLRLSFGLPAEQYELDPVIVKALDLLLILHADHEQNCSTSTVRLVGSSNANLFASVSAGINALFGPAHGGANEAVLKMLRQIQAEGLKPEDYMEKVKNKEDGVRLMGFGHRVYKNYDPRAKIVKATAHEILSKLGGNDELLDIAMRLEEKALSDDYFIQRKLYPNVDFYTGLIYKAMGFPEKMFTVLFAIGRLPGWIAQWREMISDPNTKIGRPRQLYIGEPERDYPAR from the coding sequence ATGACTGAGACCAACAATGCTGCGACCCTGCTCCACGCAGGTGGCGAGCTGAAGCTCCCGCGCATCCAGGTTGTTGAAGGGAACGAAGGTTACGACGTCTCCAAGCTGCTCAAGCAGACCGGTGCCGTGACCTTTGACCCCGGCTTCATGAACACCGCAGCAACCACGTCCGCCATCACCTACATCGACGGCGATGCGGGCATCCTGCGCTACCGCGGATACCCCATCGAGCAGCTGGCGCAGCACTCCAGCTTCCTCGAGGTGTCCTACCTGCTGATCTACGGCAACCTTCCCACGCCCACTGAGCTGGACGAGTTCGACCAGAAGATCCGGCGCCACACCCTGCTGCACGAGGAGCTCAAGGGCTTCTTCGGCGGCTTCCCCCGCGACGCGCACCCCATGCCGGTGCTGTCCTCGGCCGTGTCCGCGCTGTCCACTTTCTACCAGGACTCCCTGGACCCGTTCAACGCCGAGCAGGTGGAGGTCTCCACCATCCGCCTGATGGCCAAGCTGCCGGTCATCGCCGCCTACGCGCACAAGAAGTCCATCGGCCAGCCCATGCTGTACCCGGACAACTCCATGAACCTGGTGGAGAACTTCCTGCGCCTTAGCTTCGGCCTCCCCGCGGAGCAGTACGAACTGGACCCGGTCATCGTCAAGGCGCTGGACCTGCTCCTCATCCTGCACGCGGACCACGAGCAGAACTGCTCCACCTCCACCGTGCGCCTGGTGGGCTCCTCCAATGCCAACCTCTTCGCCTCCGTTTCGGCCGGCATCAACGCCCTCTTCGGCCCTGCCCACGGTGGCGCCAACGAGGCCGTGCTGAAGATGCTCCGCCAGATCCAGGCCGAGGGCCTCAAGCCCGAGGACTACATGGAGAAGGTCAAGAACAAGGAAGACGGCGTCCGCCTCATGGGCTTCGGACACCGCGTCTACAAGAACTACGATCCGCGCGCCAAGATCGTCAAGGCCACGGCCCACGAGATCCTCAGCAAGCTCGGCGGCAACGACGAACTGCTGGACATCGCCATGCGCCTGGAAGAGAAGGCGCTCAGCGATGACTACTTCATCCAGCGCAAGCTCTACCCGAACGTGGACTTCTACACCGGCCTGATCTACAAGGCCATGGGCTTCCCCGAGAAGATGTTCACCGTCCTGTTCGCCATCGGCCGACTGCCGGGCTGGATTGCCCAGTGGCGCGAAATGATCAGCGACCCGAATACCAAGATCGGCCGCCCGCGCCAGCTGTACATCGGCGAGCCGGAGCGCGACTACCCCGCACGCTGA
- the dapC gene encoding succinyldiaminopimelate transaminase — protein MTAAVNSFGLNLPDYPWEAMAPYVAKASEHPGGAVNLSIGTPVDPTPQLVQDALKAAANAPGYPTVHGTPALREAIAGWFERRRGVAGLDPKNIMPTVGSKELVAWLPLLLGLKPGDVVVRPKVAYPTYDIGATLAGVTSVATDNLDELDDATRARVRLIWVNSPGNPTGSVRDAESLKALVVQAREIGAVVASDECYAELGWGDWDVQRGGRRVPSILDPHVAGGSHQGLLAVYSLSKQSNLAGYRAAFVAGDPDLMPNLVNSRKHAGMIVPYPVQEAMRVALGDDTHVEAQKDLYRGRRERLVPALLDFGLEIKESDAGLYLWSTAGEDTWATVARLAERGIVVGPGVFYGDAGNGYVRVALTGSDERIDAAVARLA, from the coding sequence GTGACCGCAGCAGTGAATTCGTTTGGCCTGAACCTGCCCGACTACCCGTGGGAGGCTATGGCCCCCTACGTGGCCAAGGCCTCGGAACACCCGGGCGGGGCAGTCAACCTCTCCATCGGCACGCCCGTGGATCCCACCCCGCAGTTGGTCCAGGACGCACTGAAGGCCGCTGCCAACGCTCCGGGATATCCCACTGTCCATGGCACGCCGGCGCTGCGGGAAGCCATCGCGGGCTGGTTCGAACGCCGGCGCGGAGTGGCGGGCCTGGACCCTAAAAACATCATGCCTACGGTGGGTTCCAAGGAACTCGTTGCGTGGCTGCCGCTGCTGCTGGGCCTTAAGCCCGGAGACGTCGTCGTACGTCCCAAGGTGGCCTACCCCACGTACGATATCGGTGCCACCCTGGCCGGGGTCACTTCGGTGGCCACGGACAATCTGGACGAGCTTGACGACGCCACACGTGCACGCGTGCGGCTCATCTGGGTCAATTCCCCGGGCAACCCGACGGGCAGCGTCCGCGATGCGGAGTCCCTGAAGGCCCTGGTGGTCCAGGCCCGTGAAATCGGAGCCGTGGTGGCATCGGACGAATGCTACGCAGAGCTCGGCTGGGGCGACTGGGACGTCCAGCGCGGCGGCCGGCGCGTCCCCAGTATCCTTGATCCCCACGTTGCCGGCGGCTCGCACCAGGGCCTGCTGGCCGTGTACTCGCTGAGCAAGCAGTCCAACCTGGCGGGCTACCGCGCAGCCTTCGTTGCCGGTGATCCGGACCTGATGCCCAACCTGGTCAACAGCCGCAAGCACGCGGGGATGATCGTTCCCTACCCCGTCCAGGAGGCCATGCGGGTGGCGCTGGGCGATGACACCCATGTCGAGGCCCAGAAGGACCTGTACCGGGGCCGGCGCGAACGCCTGGTGCCCGCGCTGCTGGACTTCGGCCTGGAGATCAAGGAGTCCGATGCCGGCCTGTACCTGTGGTCGACGGCGGGAGAGGACACGTGGGCTACGGTGGCCCGCCTGGCCGAACGGGGCATCGTGGTTGGCCCGGGCGTCTTCTACGGTGACGCGGGCAACGGCTATGTCCGCGTGGCCCTGACCGGATCCGACGAGCGGATCGATGCCGCTGTTGCACGGCTGGCCTGA
- the fdxA gene encoding ferredoxin: MTYVIAQPCVDVKDKACIEECPVDCIYEGERSLYIHPDECVDCGACEPVCPVEAIYYEDDTPEEWADYYKANVEFFDDLGSPGGAAKIGNTGKDHPMIAALPPQNQDH; the protein is encoded by the coding sequence GTGACGTACGTAATCGCGCAGCCGTGTGTGGATGTTAAGGACAAGGCATGCATTGAGGAGTGCCCGGTCGACTGCATCTATGAAGGCGAGCGTTCGCTGTACATCCATCCGGACGAATGCGTCGACTGCGGCGCCTGCGAGCCGGTTTGCCCGGTGGAGGCCATCTACTACGAGGATGACACTCCCGAGGAATGGGCCGACTACTACAAGGCCAACGTCGAATTCTTCGACGACCTCGGCTCCCCGGGCGGGGCGGCAAAGATCGGCAACACGGGCAAGGACCACCCGATGATCGCCGCCCTGCCGCCGCAGAACCAAGACCACTGA
- the typA gene encoding translational GTPase TypA translates to MSETTTNTAVATASRSDLRNVAIVAHVDHGKTTLVDAMLKQTNSFAEHNHVEDRVMDSGDLEREKGITILAKNTTVAYNGPSSNGETITINVIDTPGHADFGGEVERGLSMVDGVVLLVDSSEGPLPQTRFVLRKALAAHLPVILLVNKTDRPDARIDEVVHESMDLLLGLASDLADEVPDLDLDKVLEVPVVYAAAKVGRASLEQPANGSAPDNEDLEPLFKTIIEHIPAPTYNPEGVLQAHVTNLDASPFLGRLALLRIYNGTLRKGQQVAWARQNGELKTVKITELLATKALERVPAESAGPGEIVAVAGIEDITIGETLTDVENPQPLPLITVDDPAISMTIGINTSPLAGKVKGAKVTARQVKDRLDKELIGNVSIKVLPTERPDAWEVQGRGELALAILVEQMRREGFELTVGKPQVVTKTIDGKIHEPMEHMTIDVPEEYLGAVTQLMAARKGRMTNMANHGTGWCRMEFIVPARGLIGFRTRFLTDTRGAGIAASISEGYEPWAGPIEYRTNGSMIADRAGVVTPFAMINLQERGSFFVKPTSEVYEGMIVGENSRADDMDVNITKEKKLTNMRAASSDTFENLTPPRELTLEESLEFAREDECVEVTPEAIRIRKVILDTNERAKANRARAKA, encoded by the coding sequence ATGTCTGAAACCACCACCAACACTGCGGTAGCCACTGCATCGCGCAGTGACCTCCGCAACGTCGCGATCGTGGCCCACGTTGACCACGGCAAGACCACCCTGGTCGACGCCATGCTCAAGCAGACCAACTCCTTCGCCGAGCACAACCACGTCGAGGACCGGGTCATGGACTCCGGCGACCTGGAGCGCGAAAAGGGCATCACCATCCTGGCCAAGAACACCACGGTGGCCTACAACGGTCCCTCCTCCAACGGCGAGACCATCACCATCAACGTCATCGACACCCCCGGCCACGCCGACTTCGGCGGCGAGGTGGAGCGCGGCCTATCCATGGTGGACGGCGTCGTGCTCCTCGTCGACTCTTCCGAGGGCCCGCTGCCCCAGACCCGCTTCGTGCTGCGCAAGGCGCTGGCCGCGCACCTCCCGGTGATCCTCCTGGTCAACAAGACCGACCGCCCCGACGCCCGCATTGACGAAGTTGTCCACGAGTCCATGGACCTGCTCCTGGGCCTGGCTTCCGACCTCGCCGATGAAGTGCCGGACCTGGACCTGGACAAGGTCCTGGAAGTTCCCGTTGTGTACGCCGCCGCAAAGGTTGGCCGCGCGTCCCTCGAGCAGCCGGCCAACGGCTCCGCACCGGACAACGAGGACCTCGAGCCGCTCTTCAAGACCATCATCGAGCACATCCCGGCGCCGACGTACAACCCTGAGGGCGTCCTGCAGGCCCACGTCACCAACCTGGACGCTTCCCCGTTCCTGGGCCGCCTCGCGCTGCTCCGCATCTACAACGGCACCCTCCGCAAGGGCCAGCAGGTTGCCTGGGCCCGCCAGAACGGTGAGCTGAAGACCGTCAAGATCACCGAACTGCTCGCCACCAAGGCACTGGAGCGCGTTCCGGCCGAGTCCGCCGGACCCGGCGAGATCGTGGCCGTCGCCGGTATCGAGGACATCACCATCGGTGAAACCCTCACCGACGTCGAGAACCCCCAGCCGCTGCCGCTGATCACCGTGGACGATCCCGCGATCTCCATGACCATTGGTATCAACACCTCCCCGCTGGCCGGCAAGGTCAAGGGCGCCAAGGTCACCGCCCGCCAGGTCAAGGACCGGCTGGACAAGGAACTGATCGGTAACGTCTCCATCAAGGTCCTCCCGACCGAGCGTCCCGACGCCTGGGAAGTCCAGGGCCGTGGCGAGCTCGCGCTGGCTATCCTGGTCGAGCAGATGCGCCGCGAGGGCTTTGAACTGACCGTCGGGAAGCCCCAGGTTGTCACCAAGACCATCGACGGCAAGATCCACGAGCCGATGGAGCACATGACCATCGACGTGCCGGAAGAGTACCTCGGCGCCGTCACCCAGCTCATGGCTGCCCGCAAGGGGCGGATGACCAACATGGCCAACCACGGCACCGGCTGGTGCCGCATGGAGTTCATCGTTCCGGCCCGTGGCCTGATCGGGTTCCGCACCCGGTTCCTGACCGACACCCGCGGTGCAGGCATCGCAGCTTCCATCTCAGAAGGCTACGAGCCGTGGGCCGGCCCCATCGAGTACCGCACCAACGGTTCCATGATTGCCGACCGCGCCGGTGTGGTTACCCCGTTCGCCATGATCAACCTGCAGGAACGCGGCTCCTTCTTCGTGAAGCCCACCTCCGAGGTCTACGAAGGCATGATCGTGGGCGAGAACTCCCGCGCCGACGACATGGACGTGAACATCACCAAGGAAAAGAAGCTCACCAACATGCGTGCCGCTTCCTCCGACACCTTTGAGAACCTGACCCCGCCGCGCGAACTCACCCTTGAAGAGTCGCTGGAATTCGCCCGCGAGGATGAGTGCGTCGAGGTGACCCCGGAAGCCATCCGCATCCGCAAGGTCATCCTGGATACCAACGAGCGTGCCAAGGCCAACCGCGCCCGCGCCAAGGCCTAG
- a CDS encoding SGNH/GDSL hydrolase family protein, whose product MPPAKASTLRGFAWAACAAVSALVAVSGIVGNTGDDAVPGTALSRAAAGQVSGGRTGSAEPAVAATARVLNTGNGRLEAVVPDVAGTVLLIGDSQAEPVDGWPRLGLAAAGYNVYFCGRGGTGYVAANGATGNYIDALQRGDWLLPSGTPALIVVEGGGNDAAGGASNAQIARNAERLVTELRTRYPGTRLAMIGTLARGANDGGGRRSEVDAVLGAVAGANGLPFISAGDWLTRYGLAKDLADAVHMNSDGRRALGGILAARLRELGLGRNPSPAQGALAAVPEAGSMFQD is encoded by the coding sequence ATGCCCCCTGCAAAGGCAAGCACCCTGCGTGGTTTCGCCTGGGCTGCCTGCGCCGCGGTCTCCGCGCTCGTGGCGGTATCGGGAATCGTGGGCAACACCGGGGACGACGCTGTTCCCGGTACAGCCCTGTCACGGGCGGCCGCAGGCCAGGTATCCGGCGGCCGGACCGGCAGCGCCGAACCTGCCGTGGCAGCCACGGCCCGCGTCCTGAATACAGGCAACGGACGGCTGGAAGCGGTTGTGCCCGACGTCGCCGGCACCGTCCTGCTGATCGGGGACTCGCAGGCGGAACCCGTTGACGGCTGGCCGCGCCTGGGCCTCGCTGCCGCCGGGTACAACGTGTACTTTTGCGGCCGCGGCGGCACGGGCTACGTCGCGGCGAACGGTGCCACGGGAAACTACATAGACGCCCTGCAGCGCGGAGACTGGCTTCTCCCCTCCGGCACTCCCGCATTGATTGTGGTCGAAGGTGGCGGCAACGATGCCGCCGGCGGGGCAAGCAACGCACAGATCGCCCGGAATGCCGAACGGCTGGTCACTGAACTCCGGACCCGCTATCCCGGCACACGGCTCGCGATGATCGGCACCTTGGCGCGCGGAGCGAACGACGGCGGCGGCCGCCGGAGCGAGGTTGACGCCGTGTTGGGTGCCGTGGCGGGAGCCAACGGACTGCCGTTCATCTCTGCAGGCGACTGGCTCACCAGGTACGGGCTGGCGAAAGACCTCGCCGATGCGGTGCACATGAACTCTGATGGCCGCCGCGCCCTTGGCGGAATCCTCGCAGCCAGGCTCCGGGAACTTGGACTTGGCCGCAATCCTTCGCCGGCCCAAGGAGCCCTCGCTGCCGTGCCCGAAGCGGGCAGCATGTTCCAGGACTGA
- a CDS encoding ABC transporter ATP-binding protein, protein MTSADVRIDESGAAGVRPLLEIRDLAITFKTGSGEVKAVRDAHLTIMPGETVAIVGESGSGKSTTALAAIGLLPNNGKVSGGQILLDGEDIAHASEQRMIELRGNTIGMVPQDPMSNLNPVWKIGYQVRETLRANGRPSGPDDIAKVLSQAGLPDAKRRAGQYPHEFSGGMRQRALIAIGLSCQPRLLIADEPTSALDVTVQRQILDHLETMTKDLGTSVLLITHDLGLAAERADKVVVMYQGRVVEAGPSLELLRNPQHPYTKRLVESAPSLASRRIQVAKEQGVETSDLLAPAAETVRPETFLQIQDLRKVYKLRSGLGKATDFAAVDGVSFDVRRGTTTAIVGESGSGKSTVAKMVLQLEKPTDGRILFDGVDTSALKPGELFKFRRRVQPIFQDPYGSLDPMYNIFRTIEEPLRVHKIGDQASREKKVRTLLDQVALPQSAMQRYPNELSGGQRQRVAIARALALDPEVIICDEAVSALDVLVQAQVLNLLADLQANLGLTYLFITHDLAVVRQIADHVCVMEKGRLVETGSTDDVFESPQQEYTKALLNAIPGAKLMLPPEVA, encoded by the coding sequence ATGACCAGTGCAGACGTCCGTATTGATGAATCCGGTGCCGCCGGTGTAAGGCCGCTGCTGGAGATCCGCGACCTTGCCATCACCTTCAAGACCGGCAGCGGCGAGGTCAAGGCAGTGCGTGATGCGCACCTGACCATCATGCCCGGCGAAACCGTAGCCATCGTGGGCGAGTCGGGCTCCGGCAAGTCCACCACCGCCCTGGCCGCCATCGGCCTGCTGCCCAACAACGGCAAGGTGTCCGGCGGCCAGATCCTGCTCGACGGCGAGGACATCGCCCATGCGAGCGAGCAACGCATGATCGAGCTGCGCGGCAACACCATCGGCATGGTTCCGCAGGACCCGATGTCCAACCTGAATCCCGTGTGGAAGATCGGTTACCAGGTCCGGGAAACACTGCGGGCGAACGGCCGGCCCAGCGGTCCGGACGATATCGCCAAAGTGCTGTCCCAGGCGGGACTTCCGGACGCGAAGCGCCGGGCCGGCCAGTACCCGCACGAGTTCTCCGGCGGTATGCGCCAGCGTGCACTGATCGCCATTGGCCTCTCCTGCCAGCCGCGCCTGCTGATTGCGGACGAGCCGACGTCGGCCCTCGACGTCACTGTCCAGCGGCAGATCCTGGACCACTTGGAGACCATGACCAAGGACCTGGGCACGTCGGTGCTGCTGATCACCCACGACCTTGGCCTGGCCGCCGAGCGTGCCGACAAGGTCGTGGTCATGTACCAGGGCCGCGTCGTTGAGGCGGGCCCGTCACTGGAACTGTTGCGCAATCCCCAGCACCCGTACACCAAGCGGCTCGTCGAGTCGGCGCCTTCCCTTGCCAGCCGCCGCATCCAGGTGGCCAAGGAACAGGGCGTGGAGACGTCGGACCTGCTGGCACCTGCCGCCGAAACGGTGAGGCCGGAGACCTTCCTGCAGATCCAGGACCTGCGGAAGGTCTACAAGCTCCGCTCGGGGCTGGGCAAGGCGACGGACTTCGCAGCCGTCGACGGCGTGAGCTTCGACGTCCGGCGCGGCACCACGACGGCGATCGTGGGGGAGTCCGGATCCGGCAAGTCCACAGTGGCCAAGATGGTGCTCCAGCTGGAAAAGCCGACGGACGGGAGGATCCTGTTCGACGGCGTCGACACGTCGGCACTGAAGCCCGGCGAACTGTTCAAGTTCCGCCGGCGGGTCCAGCCGATTTTCCAGGACCCGTACGGCTCGCTCGATCCGATGTACAACATCTTCCGCACCATCGAGGAGCCATTGCGGGTCCACAAGATCGGGGACCAGGCCAGCCGGGAGAAGAAGGTCCGGACGCTGCTGGACCAGGTGGCACTGCCACAGTCCGCCATGCAGCGCTATCCCAACGAGCTGTCAGGCGGGCAGCGGCAGCGTGTTGCCATTGCCCGGGCACTGGCGCTGGACCCCGAGGTCATCATCTGTGATGAGGCTGTCTCCGCCCTCGACGTCCTGGTTCAGGCGCAAGTGCTGAACCTGCTCGCCGACCTCCAGGCCAACCTTGGGCTGACCTACCTGTTCATCACCCACGACCTCGCAGTGGTGCGGCAAATTGCCGACCATGTGTGCGTCATGGAAAAGGGGCGCCTGGTGGAAACGGGATCCACGGACGATGTCTTCGAGTCGCCCCAGCAGGAATACACGAAGGCCCTGCTCAACGCCATCCCCGGTGCGAAGCTCATGCTTCCGCCCGAGGTGGCATAG
- a CDS encoding ABC transporter permease codes for MTSNNSHFVAPIDETPLQATDAVKADQAPLSLWADAWRKLRRRPLFIISALLILALIVVALFPGLFTSTPPNEGCELANSEGAPTAGHPFGFTFQGCDVYSRVIHGTQASLSVGLLSVLCVLVIGVTLGALAGYYGGWVDAVLARLGDIFFALPLVLGALVITQLPLFRENKSVWTVVFVISLLAWPQMARITRGAVIEVRNADFVTAARALGVSKFGALIRHVLPNALAPIIVLATLELGVFIVAEATLSFLGIGLPQSIMSWGNDIAGAQASIRTRPEIMLYPAAALSITVLSFIMLGDAVRDALDPKSRQR; via the coding sequence ATGACCAGTAATAACAGCCACTTCGTGGCTCCCATTGATGAGACCCCGCTGCAGGCCACTGACGCCGTGAAGGCGGACCAAGCCCCGCTCAGCCTGTGGGCCGATGCCTGGCGCAAGCTCCGGCGTCGTCCGCTGTTCATCATCTCGGCACTGCTCATCCTTGCCCTGATTGTGGTTGCGCTGTTCCCGGGCCTGTTCACATCGACGCCCCCCAACGAGGGCTGTGAGCTGGCCAATTCCGAAGGCGCCCCCACGGCCGGGCACCCGTTCGGCTTCACTTTCCAGGGCTGCGACGTCTACTCCAGGGTTATCCACGGCACGCAGGCCTCGCTTTCCGTAGGCCTGCTTTCCGTCCTCTGCGTGCTGGTGATCGGTGTGACACTCGGTGCCCTCGCCGGCTACTACGGTGGCTGGGTCGACGCCGTCCTCGCACGCCTGGGTGACATCTTCTTCGCCCTGCCGCTGGTCCTGGGTGCCTTGGTGATCACGCAGCTGCCCCTTTTCCGGGAGAACAAGAGCGTGTGGACCGTGGTGTTCGTCATTTCGCTCCTGGCGTGGCCGCAGATGGCCCGCATCACCCGCGGAGCCGTCATCGAAGTTCGCAACGCGGACTTCGTCACAGCTGCCCGCGCGCTGGGGGTCTCCAAGTTCGGCGCACTGATCCGCCACGTCCTGCCCAACGCTTTGGCTCCGATCATCGTCCTGGCGACGCTGGAACTGGGCGTGTTCATCGTGGCCGAAGCCACCCTGTCCTTCCTGGGTATCGGTCTGCCCCAGAGCATCATGTCCTGGGGCAATGACATTGCCGGCGCGCAGGCATCGATCAGGACCCGGCCGGAAATCATGCTCTACCCGGCCGCGGCGCTGTCCATTACGGTGTTGAGCTTCATCATGCTCGGTGACGCCGTGCGTGACGCCCTGGACCCGAAGAGCCGCCAGCGATGA
- a CDS encoding ABC transporter permease: MIRFILRRLLQVIPVFLGTTLLVYYMVFALPGDPIAALFGDRQPPQSVIDTLRTQYNLDQPFWVQYGLFLKNLFTFNLGNDFTGQPIAASLARVFPVTAMLAIEALAIQAIFGVAFGVFAGLRRGGWFDSTVLVASLVVIAVPTFVLGFVFQLVFGVQLGWAKPTVGANANWVTLLLPAVVLGLVSFAYVLRLTRASVSENMNADYVRTATAKGLSRPRVVVAHILRNSLIPVVTYLGANLGGLMGGAIVTEGIFNVPGVGNKLYQAVLRSEGPTIVSIVSVLVLVFVVANLLVDLLYAWLDPRIRYDQ; the protein is encoded by the coding sequence GTGATCCGGTTCATCCTGCGCCGACTCCTCCAGGTGATCCCTGTTTTCCTCGGCACTACCCTCTTGGTGTACTACATGGTGTTCGCCCTGCCGGGCGATCCCATCGCGGCGCTGTTCGGCGACCGCCAGCCCCCGCAGTCAGTCATCGACACCCTGCGCACCCAGTACAACCTGGACCAACCCTTCTGGGTCCAGTACGGACTGTTCCTCAAAAACCTCTTCACGTTCAACCTGGGCAATGACTTCACGGGGCAGCCGATTGCAGCCAGCCTCGCCCGCGTCTTCCCGGTGACGGCGATGCTCGCCATTGAGGCACTGGCCATCCAAGCAATCTTCGGCGTTGCCTTCGGCGTCTTCGCCGGCCTGCGCCGTGGTGGCTGGTTCGACTCCACTGTCCTGGTCGCCTCGCTGGTGGTCATCGCAGTCCCCACCTTCGTCCTGGGCTTCGTCTTCCAGCTCGTGTTCGGCGTGCAGCTTGGCTGGGCAAAACCGACCGTGGGCGCCAACGCCAACTGGGTCACCCTGCTGTTGCCGGCGGTGGTCCTTGGACTCGTGTCCTTCGCCTATGTCCTTCGCCTGACCCGTGCATCGGTCAGCGAGAACATGAACGCCGACTACGTGCGGACAGCCACCGCCAAGGGCCTTTCCCGGCCGCGGGTAGTGGTGGCGCACATCCTGCGCAACTCACTGATCCCGGTAGTGACCTACCTGGGCGCCAACCTTGGCGGCCTCATGGGCGGTGCCATTGTTACTGAAGGCATCTTCAACGTTCCCGGAGTCGGCAACAAGCTCTACCAGGCTGTCCTCCGCAGTGAAGGCCCCACCATCGTCTCCATCGTCAGCGTGCTGGTGTTGGTGTTCGTGGTGGCCAACCTGCTTGTCGATCTTTTGTACGCCTGGCTTGACCCGAGGATCCGCTATGACCAGTAA